In Aquiflexum balticum DSM 16537, a single genomic region encodes these proteins:
- a CDS encoding Tm-1-like ATP-binding domain-containing protein produces MIGCFDTKEENFNFLRQCIVSHGESVISMNTGIFGSTSLFPVELDSELVAAEAGESIEDLRKKADRGHAVDIIGKGAGKLLSRLFTEGKIKAVIGMGGGGGTYIALAAMEPLPIGFPKLCISTLASKDVTRQVGMKDILLMPSVVDVAGLNRISRLIMRNAAAAVSGMAKVNLKTDEKSLGTIAISMFGNTTACVNECTKLLEAKGYEVMAFHANGLGGNAMETLIREDCFVGILDITTTELADELCGGICSAGPGRLTAAVEMGIPQVVVPGCLDMVNFAHPDTVPEQYRERQLYSWAPDVTLMRTDRQENMELAKMIAQRLNQSTVPATVLLPLKGLSQIDADGGVFHEPEINRVLFDTLKQHLKPHVNIVEIDANINEKKISESAVHLLLENMEIQNQMA; encoded by the coding sequence ATGATTGGGTGCTTTGACACCAAAGAAGAAAACTTCAACTTTCTTAGGCAATGCATTGTATCTCATGGGGAAAGTGTAATTTCAATGAATACTGGAATTTTTGGATCCACATCACTTTTTCCTGTTGAATTAGATTCAGAATTAGTTGCAGCTGAAGCTGGTGAATCTATTGAAGATTTAAGAAAAAAAGCTGACCGAGGTCATGCAGTTGATATAATAGGTAAAGGTGCTGGAAAATTGCTTTCCAGATTATTTACCGAAGGAAAAATCAAGGCAGTTATTGGTATGGGCGGCGGCGGCGGGACTTATATAGCACTAGCAGCGATGGAACCTTTGCCCATTGGCTTTCCTAAACTCTGTATTTCCACATTAGCGTCCAAGGATGTCACGCGACAAGTTGGTATGAAGGACATACTTTTGATGCCCTCAGTGGTTGATGTAGCCGGCCTGAACAGGATCAGCCGTCTCATTATGCGGAACGCTGCAGCTGCTGTTTCCGGAATGGCAAAGGTGAATCTGAAAACTGATGAAAAATCTTTGGGAACTATAGCTATCAGCATGTTTGGCAACACAACTGCCTGTGTGAACGAATGCACAAAACTTTTGGAAGCAAAAGGATATGAAGTTATGGCATTCCATGCCAACGGGCTCGGGGGAAATGCTATGGAAACCCTGATAAGGGAAGATTGCTTTGTTGGAATTTTAGACATCACTACCACTGAGTTGGCCGATGAACTATGCGGGGGCATCTGCAGTGCAGGTCCCGGGCGTCTCACTGCTGCCGTTGAAATGGGGATACCCCAAGTGGTGGTGCCCGGTTGTCTGGACATGGTCAACTTTGCCCACCCGGACACCGTTCCGGAGCAATACAGGGAACGACAGCTTTACAGCTGGGCGCCTGATGTCACTTTAATGAGAACTGATAGGCAGGAAAATATGGAATTGGCAAAAATGATTGCCCAAAGGTTAAATCAATCTACCGTACCAGCCACAGTATTGCTACCCCTTAAGGGACTTTCCCAAATTGATGCGGATGGGGGTGTTTTCCATGAACCTGAGATCAACAGGGTTCTATTCGACACCTTAAAACAGCATTTAAAGCCGCATGTAAATATCGTAGAGATTGATGCCAATATCAATGAAAAAAAAATTTCCGAATCCGCAGTCCATCTTTTGTTGGAAAATATGGAAATACAGAATCAAATGGCATAA
- a CDS encoding Dabb family protein has product MEEIDECFLSMNKMVGQIPGLLDMEYGPYNGNEGLNEDFTHGFIMTFDSEESRDEYLPHPIHEEVKLLVVPKLEKVIVFDIVV; this is encoded by the coding sequence ATGGAGGAAATTGATGAATGTTTTCTTTCAATGAATAAAATGGTAGGACAAATTCCGGGATTATTAGACATGGAATATGGGCCCTATAATGGCAATGAGGGATTAAATGAAGATTTTACTCACGGTTTTATCATGACTTTTGATTCTGAGGAATCCAGAGATGAATATCTGCCTCATCCCATTCATGAAGAAGTTAAACTCTTGGTTGTTCCAAAACTTGAAAAAGTTATCGTTTTTGATATAGTTGTTTAA
- a CDS encoding MFS transporter encodes MNGKINKSALFTGSCFALITTAFSFSIRAGVLPQFAEQFGLSAEQLGFINSMWFLGFPISMVIGGLVYHSFGPKNIMIVAFVAHSLGIILTIYAGGYVILLLSTLLIGIGNGCTEAACNPMIADTYSGVKMNKMLNRFHMWFPGGIILGAILSKFMTDFEFGWQLQIWIIMIPTIIYAALFYGKSFPKPKIQGANSLFENLKAMASPLYIFLFCCMALTAITEFGPNQWVNIVLSYSGADAMLILALISGVMVVGRFFAGPIVKGLGQTGVLLFSSLLATIGIYMFSTVTGFMAYGAAIIFALGICYFWPIMIGIVAQRVPLSSAFGMSVIGGIGFFSTSIFQPIIGKWIDDSRIKYMAEGFSGDALELAAGQDTLGKMVIFPAILIVLFLILFFWQKNYGEPQLNKKSKIQIIFTEKEFNPL; translated from the coding sequence ATGAATGGAAAAATAAATAAAAGTGCTTTATTCACTGGAAGTTGTTTTGCCCTAATAACGACGGCATTTTCTTTTTCCATAAGGGCAGGAGTTCTGCCTCAATTTGCCGAACAATTTGGACTTTCCGCAGAACAATTGGGTTTCATCAATTCAATGTGGTTTTTAGGTTTCCCCATTTCAATGGTTATAGGTGGATTGGTTTACCATTCATTTGGTCCAAAGAACATTATGATCGTAGCATTCGTGGCTCATTCTCTGGGAATTATATTGACCATTTATGCTGGGGGCTACGTTATATTGCTTTTATCAACGCTATTGATAGGTATTGGAAATGGCTGTACAGAAGCTGCCTGCAACCCCATGATTGCAGATACATATTCTGGAGTAAAAATGAATAAAATGCTTAATCGCTTCCATATGTGGTTTCCTGGTGGGATAATTTTGGGAGCTATCCTCTCCAAATTCATGACGGACTTTGAATTTGGTTGGCAACTACAAATCTGGATAATTATGATCCCAACAATTATTTATGCCGCTTTATTTTACGGAAAATCATTTCCGAAACCAAAAATTCAAGGAGCAAATTCCCTTTTTGAAAACCTGAAGGCGATGGCAAGCCCCCTTTACATTTTTTTGTTCTGCTGTATGGCATTGACCGCTATTACAGAATTTGGTCCCAATCAATGGGTAAATATTGTCTTAAGCTATAGTGGAGCTGATGCGATGCTTATTTTAGCTCTGATTAGCGGGGTGATGGTAGTGGGCAGATTTTTTGCTGGTCCCATAGTTAAAGGATTGGGTCAGACAGGAGTACTTTTGTTTTCTTCATTATTGGCCACCATAGGTATTTATATGTTTAGCACTGTAACTGGATTTATGGCATATGGGGCCGCAATTATATTTGCATTGGGGATATGTTATTTCTGGCCCATAATGATTGGAATAGTAGCTCAAAGAGTTCCTTTAAGCAGTGCATTTGGAATGTCGGTGATTGGAGGAATAGGTTTTTTTTCCACCTCCATTTTTCAGCCAATAATAGGTAAATGGATTGATGATTCTCGGATAAAATACATGGCTGAGGGATTTTCAGGTGATGCATTAGAATTGGCAGCTGGCCAGGATACGTTGGGCAAAATGGTTATATTTCCTGCTATTTTAATTGTGCTTTTTTTAATTCTTTTTTTCTGGCAAAAAAACTATGGAGAACCCCAGTTGAATAAAAAATCGAAAATTCAAATAATATTCACAGAGAAGGAATTTAATCCTTTGTGA
- a CDS encoding phosphoenolpyruvate hydrolase family protein: MANPWTGRGNPYTRQEVRDRLQTVVDQKSAIIAAGAGTGISAKFIEKGGADLIIIYNSGRFRMSGHGSTAGLMAYGDANAVAMEIGEFEVLPVVEEIPVICGVHGSDPRRRIWHHLLKVKEMGFSGINNFPTHCIVDGHFRQVLEETGMGFEKEVEMVRIANKMDLFSIVYVATPEEAVQMANAGADAIITHVGTTVGGSVGVTGASCTMEDAIERTNRIIEAAKKVNPKVFFLTHGGPINTPEDVRKILDKTNAHGFVGASSLERMGVEKSLTDLTREFKKLTIQK, translated from the coding sequence ATGGCAAATCCATGGACAGGTAGGGGGAATCCCTACACAAGGCAGGAAGTTAGGGACAGATTACAAACGGTGGTAGATCAGAAATCCGCCATTATTGCAGCAGGGGCCGGTACTGGTATTAGTGCTAAATTTATTGAAAAAGGAGGCGCAGATCTTATCATTATTTATAACTCTGGAAGATTTAGAATGTCTGGGCATGGTTCAACTGCTGGGTTAATGGCCTATGGTGATGCAAATGCGGTTGCCATGGAAATCGGCGAATTCGAGGTACTTCCGGTGGTGGAGGAAATACCAGTCATCTGCGGGGTACACGGTTCCGATCCGCGCCGGAGAATTTGGCACCATTTGTTGAAGGTGAAGGAAATGGGTTTTTCGGGAATCAACAATTTCCCGACGCACTGCATCGTGGATGGGCATTTCAGACAGGTGTTGGAAGAAACGGGTATGGGCTTTGAAAAGGAGGTTGAAATGGTCAGGATAGCCAACAAAATGGATTTGTTCTCTATTGTGTATGTGGCCACGCCTGAGGAAGCAGTGCAAATGGCAAATGCCGGTGCTGATGCCATCATTACCCATGTGGGTACAACCGTAGGCGGCTCGGTAGGGGTGACAGGAGCTAGCTGCACCATGGAAGATGCCATCGAAAGAACAAACAGGATCATTGAAGCCGCAAAAAAAGTAAACCCCAAAGTATTTTTTCTGACCCATGGGGGTCCCATCAATACTCCTGAGGATGTGCGGAAAATTCTGGATAAAACCAATGCCCATGGATTTGTGGGGGCGTCCTCCCTGGAAAGAATGGGCGTGGAAAAATCCCTGACCGATTTGACAAGGGAGTTCAAAAAATTGACTATACAAAAATAA